One window of the Nicotiana tabacum cultivar K326 chromosome 4, ASM71507v2, whole genome shotgun sequence genome contains the following:
- the LOC107780905 gene encoding putative WRKY transcription factor 40 has product MEFTSLVDTSLDLNFRPLRVPDGIPKQEVESNFIGLGIDHTPVKDEASDLLEELNRVSAENKKLTEMLTVMCQNYNALRNQVTEYMNKHSTTTATTTSADDHSAGSKKRSKAENNEILKSVQGESSSSDEDNSCTKKPREEHIKTKTTRVYVRTEASDTSLIVKDGYQWRKYGQKVTRDNPSPRAYFKCSFAPTCLVKKKVQRSVEDQSILVATYEGEHNHSHPSKTDAANAVTTSPCNRLNGKSTLGVTASVPCSNTLNSSGPNIILDLTEPKNTLQIDEKKVASSTSTSTAGGHNKRKSSLGGGDNHQNRPEFQHFLIEQMASSLTKDPSFQAALAAAISGKFLPNNQTDK; this is encoded by the exons ATGGAATTCACAAGTTTAGTTGATACTTCTTTGGATCTGAATTTTAGACCTCTTCGAGTTCCCGATGGAATACCG AAACAAGAAGTTGAGAGTAATTTTATTGGGCTTGGAATAGATCACACGCCAGTCAAGGATGAG GCAAGTGATTTGTTAGAGGAACTAAATAGAGTAAGTGCTGAAAACAAGAAGCTGACGGAGATGTTAACAGTGATGTGCCAAAATTACAATGCATTGAGAAACCAAGTGACGGAGTATATGAACAAGCACagtactactactgctactactacttcaGCTGATGATCATAGCGCTGGATCAAAGAAAAGATCAAAAGCTGAAAACAATGAAATATTGAAATCAGTTCAAGGAGAGAGTAGCTCAAGTGATGAAGACAACTCTTGTACAAAGAAACCAAGAGAAGAGCACATTAAAACTAAGACAACTAGAGTTTATGTGAGAACTGAAGCATCTGATACTTCTCTT ATTGTGAAGGATGGATATCAATGGAGGAAATATGGTCAGAAAGTAACAAGAGACAACCCATCTCCAAGAGCTTATTTCAAGTGTTCTTTTGCTCCTACCTGCCTCGTCAAAAAGAAG GTGCAACGAAGCGTAGAAGATCAGTCTATTCTGGTGGCAACATATGAAGGAGAACACAACCATTCACATCCCTCTAAAACGGATGCTGCAAACGCCGTTACAACTTCCCCTTGTAACCGTTTAAACGGGAAGAGTACTCTTGGggttactgcttcagtgccatgtTCCAACACTCTCAACAGCTCAGGACCAAACATTATTCTTGATCTTACAGAACCCAAAAACACGTTACAAATTGACGAAAAGAAAGTGGCTAGCAGTACAAGTACTAGTACTGCAGGTGGACATAATAAGCGCAAATCATCATTAGGAGGAGGTGATAATCATCAAAATAGACCAGAATTCCAACACTTCTTGATTGAACAAATGGCTTCTTCCTTGACAAAAGATCCAAGTTTTCAAGCAGCCTTAGCTGCCGCTATTTCGGGAAAATTCCTACCAAATAATCAGACAGATAAATAA
- the LOC107780908 gene encoding photosynthetic NDH subunit of subcomplex B 1, chloroplastic produces the protein MATTSLMPKFISHFLTSPPSFPITHVTNVPFLIKNPLDNTFCARKSGSFRPNAKKKNPWLDPFDYGEDPEMEYGSLFSDGKQDEDPRPPDNPDNPYGFLKFPMGYSVEIASLGLKIRGDVRRCCCVIDGGVYENLLFFPTIQMIKDRYPGVQVDILATPRGKQTFELNKNVRWANAYDLDDDFPEPAEYTDMVGILKSRYYDMILSTKLAGIGHAVFLFMSTARDRVSYIYPNVNSAGAGLFLSETFTPESMNLSDGGYHMYRQMVDWLGRPARKVPRQPLPPLKISISRKIRDVVEAKYKNAGAQRGKYIVIHGIKSDSKASMQSRGDADSLLPVEIWAEIAEEIRGIKPVFVIPHEKERENVEDAVGLDASIVFITTPGQLAALIDDSAGVIATNTAAIQLAHARGKPSVGLFCSEDKARSFVPNAEEKKCATISSKTGKLVDIDVEAVKSAVQIFTMPLAIF, from the exons ATGGCTACAACTAGTCTAATGCCTAAGTTCATTTCTCATTTTCTTACTAGCCCACCTTCTTTTCCTATAACCCATGTCACAAATGTACCTTTCTTGATTAAAAATCCATTGGATAACACATTTTGTGCCAGAAAATCAGGGAGTTTTCGGCCCAATGCTAAGAAGAAAAATCCATGGCTTGACCCTTTTGACTATGGTGAGGACCCTGAAATGGAGTATGGTTCACTTTTTTCTGATGGTAAACAAGATGAGGATCCAAGGCCACCTGATAATCCCGATAATCCATACGGATTCCTCAAATTCCCAATGGGATACTCTGTCGAAATTGCTTCTTTGGGTTTGAAAATTAGAGGTGATGTTAGGAGATGTTGTTGTGTAATTGATGGAGGAGTTTATGAGAATTTGCTGTTTTTCCCAACAATTCAGATGATTAAGGATAGGTACCCTGGCGTTCAAGTGGATATCTTAGCAACGCCTAGGGGAAAACAGACTTTTGAGCTGAACAAAAATGTGAGGTGGGCTAATGCCTATGATTTGGATGATGATTTCCCTGAACCTGCAGAGTACACAGATATGGTTGGAATTCTTAAG AGTAGGTACTATGATATGATCTTGTCAACCAAACTGGCAGGGATTGGACATGCAGTATTCTTGTTTATGTCAACTGCCCGCGACAGAGTTAGCTATATTTACCCAAATGTGAATTCTGCAGGAGCAGGATTATTTCTATCAGAAACTTTTACACCAGAAAGCATGAATCTTTCCGATGGCGGATACCATAT GTATCGTCAGATGGTTGATTGGTTAGGCAGACCAGCTCGTAAAGTACCACGACAACCTTTACCCCCACttaaaatttcaatctcaagaAAGATTAGGGATGTTGTAGAGGCAAAATATAAGAATGCTGGTGCACAGAGAGGAAAATATATTGTAATTCATGGGATAAAATCAGATTCCAAAGCTTCTATGCAGTCGAGGGGCGATGCTGATAGCTTGCTTCCAGTTGAGATTTGGGCCGAGATAGCAGAAGAGATTAG GGGAATTAAGCCGGTTTTTGTCATTCCCCatgagaaagaaagagaaaatgtgGAAGATGCAGTTGGTTTAGATGCTAGTATAGTGTTCATAACCACTCCTGGACAG CTTGCTGCTCTTATTGATGACTCTGCTGGAGTGATAGCTACAAATACAGCTGCCATACAACTTGCTCATGCGCGTGGAAAGCCAAG TGTTGGGCTATTCTGTTCTGAGGATAAGGCCAGAAGTTTTGTTCCCAATGCAGAAGAAAAGAAATGTGCAACCATTTCATCAAAGACAGGAAAATTGGTAGATATCGATGTTGAAGCTGTGAAAAGCGCAGTCCAAATTTTCACCATGCCCCTAGCAATCTTCTAA
- the LOC107780907 gene encoding uncharacterized protein LOC107780907 isoform X2, translating into MSGGPRVKSMNHADSEVRPVLGPAGNKARSVELRKPTEKPIKTNNKPAETEESKGKKFQGADPLPQSKSPVAASKKCGSVPSILRQQQDHRTLLMRPNLSLNASCSSDASTDSSHSRASTGKLSRGSLTPKSGRRKQCSPKVDKSEKSGKSVGEVESLSPSPVSGDASVIKKRCAWVTPTTDPSYAAFHDEEWGVPVHDDKKLFELLSLCTALAELSWPAILSKRHTFREVFQNFDPVAVSKLNEKKIAPPGSPASTLLSEVKLRAIVENARQTCKIIDELGSFDKYIWGFVNNKPIVSQFRYARQVPMKTSKAEGISKDLVKRGFRGVGPTVVYSFMQVAGITNDHLISCFRFHDCVAAIDGMENDDGLAAKTEVKQQLKDETEMGLIRAIDDFNLST; encoded by the exons ATGTCTGGAGGTCCTAGGGTTAAATCGATGAACCATGCTGATTCCGAGGTGCGACCAGTACTCGGGCCGGCGGGTAATAAGGCCAGATCCGTTGAATTACGAAAGCCCACTGAGAAGCCCATTAAGACTAACAACAAGCCAGCTGAGACTGAAGAGTCTAAGGGCAAGAAATTTCAAGGAGCTGATCCGTTGCCGCAATCAAAGTCGCCGGTGGCTGCTTCGAAGAAATGTGGGAGTGTTCCTTCTATTTTGAGACAGCAACAGGACCATAGGACTTTGCTGATGAGGCCTAATTTATCGCTCAATGCCTCGTGTTCCTCTGATGCTTCGACGGACTCTTCTCATAGCCGAGCATCCACGGGGAAATTGAGCCGGGGTAGTTTGACGCCAAAGTCTGGACGAAGGAAGCAATGCAGCCCGAAAGTAGACAAGTCTGAGAAAAGTGGAAAATCTGTTGGTGAAGTGGAGAGCTTGTCTCCCAGTCCCGTCAGTGGTGATGCTTCAGTGATAAAGAAAAGGTGTGCTTGGGTGACCCCAACTACTG ATCCATCATATGCTGCGTTTCATGATGAGGAATGGGGAGTTCCAGTCCATGACGACAA GAAACTTTTTGAACTTCTCAGTCTATGCACTGCATTAGCTGAACTCTCATGGCCAGCAATTCTCAGTAAAAGGCATACGTTTAG AGAAGTCTTTCAAAATTTTGACCCAGTTGCAGTCTCAAAACTAAATGAGAAGAAGATAGCACCACCAGGAAGCCCTGCCAGCACTCTCTTATCAGAGGTTAAGCTGCGGGCAATTGTTGAAAATGCACGCCAAACCTGTAAG ATAATCGATGAGCTTGGATCTTTCGACAAATACATATGGGGTTTTGTGAACAACAAACCTATAGTTAGTCAGTTCCGATATGCAAGGCAGGTGCCAATGAAGACATCAAAAGCAGAAGGGATAAGCAAAGACCTAGTTAAAAGAGGATTCAGAGGAGTCGGGCCTACTGTTGTGTACTCGTTCATGCAAGTAGCTGGAATTACAAACGACCATCTCATTAGTTGCTTCAGATTTCATGATTGTGTAGCTGCAATTGATGGAATGGAGAACGATGATGGCCTTGCGGCTAAGACTGAAGTGAAACAACAACTCAAGGATGAAACAGAAATGGGTCTTATAAGAGCTATTGATGACTTCAATTTATCCACATAG
- the LOC107780907 gene encoding uncharacterized protein LOC107780907 isoform X1, translating into MSGGPRVKSMNHADSEVRPVLGPAGNKARSVELRKPTEKPIKTNNKPAETEESKGKKFQGADPLPQSKSPVAASKKCGSVPSILRQQQDHRTLLMRPNLSLNASCSSDASTDSSHSRASTGKLSRGSLTPKSGRRKQCSPKVDKSEKSGKSVGEVESLSPSPVSGDASVIKKRCAWVTPTTDPSYAAFHDEEWGVPVHDDKKLFELLSLCTALAELSWPAILSKRHTFRYREVFQNFDPVAVSKLNEKKIAPPGSPASTLLSEVKLRAIVENARQTCKIIDELGSFDKYIWGFVNNKPIVSQFRYARQVPMKTSKAEGISKDLVKRGFRGVGPTVVYSFMQVAGITNDHLISCFRFHDCVAAIDGMENDDGLAAKTEVKQQLKDETEMGLIRAIDDFNLST; encoded by the exons ATGTCTGGAGGTCCTAGGGTTAAATCGATGAACCATGCTGATTCCGAGGTGCGACCAGTACTCGGGCCGGCGGGTAATAAGGCCAGATCCGTTGAATTACGAAAGCCCACTGAGAAGCCCATTAAGACTAACAACAAGCCAGCTGAGACTGAAGAGTCTAAGGGCAAGAAATTTCAAGGAGCTGATCCGTTGCCGCAATCAAAGTCGCCGGTGGCTGCTTCGAAGAAATGTGGGAGTGTTCCTTCTATTTTGAGACAGCAACAGGACCATAGGACTTTGCTGATGAGGCCTAATTTATCGCTCAATGCCTCGTGTTCCTCTGATGCTTCGACGGACTCTTCTCATAGCCGAGCATCCACGGGGAAATTGAGCCGGGGTAGTTTGACGCCAAAGTCTGGACGAAGGAAGCAATGCAGCCCGAAAGTAGACAAGTCTGAGAAAAGTGGAAAATCTGTTGGTGAAGTGGAGAGCTTGTCTCCCAGTCCCGTCAGTGGTGATGCTTCAGTGATAAAGAAAAGGTGTGCTTGGGTGACCCCAACTACTG ATCCATCATATGCTGCGTTTCATGATGAGGAATGGGGAGTTCCAGTCCATGACGACAA GAAACTTTTTGAACTTCTCAGTCTATGCACTGCATTAGCTGAACTCTCATGGCCAGCAATTCTCAGTAAAAGGCATACGTTTAGGTACAG AGAAGTCTTTCAAAATTTTGACCCAGTTGCAGTCTCAAAACTAAATGAGAAGAAGATAGCACCACCAGGAAGCCCTGCCAGCACTCTCTTATCAGAGGTTAAGCTGCGGGCAATTGTTGAAAATGCACGCCAAACCTGTAAG ATAATCGATGAGCTTGGATCTTTCGACAAATACATATGGGGTTTTGTGAACAACAAACCTATAGTTAGTCAGTTCCGATATGCAAGGCAGGTGCCAATGAAGACATCAAAAGCAGAAGGGATAAGCAAAGACCTAGTTAAAAGAGGATTCAGAGGAGTCGGGCCTACTGTTGTGTACTCGTTCATGCAAGTAGCTGGAATTACAAACGACCATCTCATTAGTTGCTTCAGATTTCATGATTGTGTAGCTGCAATTGATGGAATGGAGAACGATGATGGCCTTGCGGCTAAGACTGAAGTGAAACAACAACTCAAGGATGAAACAGAAATGGGTCTTATAAGAGCTATTGATGACTTCAATTTATCCACATAG